From one bacterium genomic stretch:
- the rdgB gene encoding RdgB/HAM1 family non-canonical purine NTP pyrophosphatase, protein MRSRLRCAYVNLLRKAAAGIRPRGWSRCASATLLRCTVKPLQRIVIATNNPNKFREIQEKLTGQPVELLSLADFSLPATVEDQPDLLGNAIKKAREAARGTGLWALADDTGLEVEALGGAPGVYSARYAGEGATYADNCAKLLREMADVPDDKRQAKFRAVICLTTEDGTYCTEGRLEGRITREARGDKGFGYDPVFELADGRTLAELEMSEKNRLSHRGLAVEKMMKLLKFLLSDSGREPLRA, encoded by the coding sequence ATGAGATCCAGACTTCGGTGCGCGTACGTGAATTTGTTACGGAAGGCGGCCGCCGGAATCAGACCTCGAGGATGGTCAAGGTGTGCAAGTGCAACTCTGCTGAGGTGTACGGTTAAGCCTTTGCAGCGGATCGTCATCGCAACGAACAACCCGAATAAGTTCCGCGAGATTCAGGAGAAGCTGACCGGCCAGCCGGTGGAGCTCTTGAGCCTCGCGGATTTTTCATTGCCAGCGACCGTGGAAGACCAGCCGGATTTACTGGGGAATGCCATCAAGAAGGCGCGGGAAGCTGCCCGCGGGACGGGACTTTGGGCACTGGCTGATGACACGGGACTTGAAGTGGAGGCACTCGGTGGTGCACCGGGAGTCTATTCTGCGAGGTATGCCGGAGAGGGGGCGACGTATGCGGACAACTGCGCAAAGCTCTTACGAGAAATGGCCGATGTGCCGGATGACAAACGGCAGGCGAAATTCCGGGCGGTGATTTGTCTGACGACGGAGGACGGAACCTATTGTACTGAGGGGAGGCTGGAGGGGCGTATTACCCGCGAGGCTCGTGGTGACAAGGGATTTGGATATGACCCGGTGTTTGAACTGGCTGACGGACGGACTTTGGCGGAGCTTGAGATGAGCGAAAAAAACCGCCTGTCACATCGTGGACTGGCGGTTGAGAAGATGATGAAGCTGCTGAAATTTCTGCTCTCAGATTCCGGCAGGGAGCCGCTGCGTGCTTGA
- a CDS encoding cysteine desulfurase: MTGIVYLDNAATTQPDPAVVAAMSDALAETWGNPSSVHERGKQAKMAVETARNWIAKLAGCHADEVYFTSGGTEADNWALEGAMDASDNSHNHFVVSSIEHHAVLDCAKALDKAGAMMSIVPVSKDGYVDPADVEKAIRPETILVSVMHVNNELGTIQPIEKIGEICRRRGVLFHSDCVQSFGKLPLNFSSMELDMISISAHKIHGPKGSGALIVRRGTQLGRRQHGGSQERGRRTGTENVAGIVGFGKAAELCLENMRSEGEGIRKLRDACERELRSRIADLIVNGGSERAANILSVRVPGCDGEELLIALDMQGICVSTGAACSAGATGASHVMMSLGLSTEEARSSLRISFGRFSKESDVRALVEALPKIVTRQREHRRATA, encoded by the coding sequence ATGACAGGAATTGTATATCTGGATAATGCGGCCACGACTCAGCCTGATCCTGCGGTGGTCGCGGCAATGTCGGACGCCCTTGCGGAAACGTGGGGTAATCCATCAAGTGTTCATGAGCGAGGCAAGCAGGCAAAGATGGCGGTGGAGACGGCTCGCAATTGGATTGCGAAGCTGGCCGGATGTCACGCGGACGAAGTGTATTTTACTTCCGGTGGGACAGAAGCGGATAATTGGGCACTTGAAGGCGCAATGGATGCGAGCGATAATTCGCACAATCACTTTGTGGTTTCTTCGATCGAGCATCATGCCGTATTGGATTGCGCAAAGGCCTTGGACAAAGCGGGCGCGATGATGTCCATCGTACCCGTTTCGAAGGATGGGTATGTTGATCCCGCGGACGTTGAGAAAGCAATTCGCCCAGAGACTATCCTTGTTTCGGTGATGCATGTGAACAATGAGCTGGGGACGATACAGCCGATTGAGAAAATCGGGGAGATTTGCAGGCGGCGGGGCGTTCTGTTTCACAGCGATTGTGTACAGAGTTTTGGGAAGCTGCCGCTGAATTTCTCGTCCATGGAATTAGACATGATATCGATATCAGCGCACAAGATTCACGGCCCGAAGGGGAGTGGTGCGTTAATCGTGCGACGGGGAACGCAGCTTGGGAGAAGACAGCACGGGGGCAGTCAGGAACGCGGACGGCGGACGGGCACGGAGAATGTTGCGGGGATAGTCGGTTTTGGCAAGGCGGCAGAACTCTGTCTTGAGAACATGCGAAGCGAAGGTGAGGGAATCAGAAAACTGCGTGACGCGTGTGAGCGTGAGTTGAGGTCAAGGATTGCCGACCTTATTGTAAACGGAGGCAGCGAGAGAGCAGCCAACATTCTGAGCGTTCGAGTGCCGGGCTGTGACGGCGAAGAGCTGTTAATCGCGCTGGACATGCAGGGAATATGCGTTTCGACGGGGGCCGCGTGCAGTGCAGGTGCGACCGGAGCCTCGCATGTCATGATGTCGCTTGGCCTGAGCACCGAAGAGGCAAGGTCGAGTCTGCGAATCAGTTTTGGACGGTTCTCCAAAGAATCCGATGTCAGGGCACTGGTCGAAGCATTGCCGAAAATCGTTACACGACAGCGGGAACATCGTCGAGCAACGGCATGA
- the mnmA gene encoding tRNA 2-thiouridine(34) synthase MnmA: protein MTTAAPAIHTNSKTAVKTTVAVAMSGGVDSSVAAALLVDEGYDVIGLTMHLWTDEKGQEMSLNRASGCCSITMAQDARAVSDRLGIKHYVLNLSKEFHGSVVENFAGEYLAGRTPNPCVRCNTFVKWQTLLDKAQKLGCEYLATGHYARVQKTGDRAMLLRARYLEKDQSYALWGLSQHSLHQTLFPLGDLPKSRVRELARGLELVTADKPESQDICFVPDNNYRRFLQDNFAMELKVLGGGEFIGPDGRVLGHHEGITNFTVGQRKGLGLSAGRPLYVKRIEPETDRVYLDYDENCLDSVAFGHDTNWVSIPRPSDPVKCDVKVRYRSEAVAAIVTSLPDGKVRIEFDTPVRAVTPGQSAVFYDGDIVLGGAILTSIEGVSQ, encoded by the coding sequence ATGACGACAGCAGCTCCAGCGATTCATACAAACTCAAAGACCGCAGTGAAGACAACGGTGGCGGTTGCCATGTCCGGCGGCGTGGACAGCTCGGTGGCAGCTGCCCTGCTCGTGGACGAGGGCTATGACGTCATTGGTCTGACGATGCATCTTTGGACGGATGAAAAAGGTCAGGAGATGTCGCTAAACCGTGCGAGCGGATGCTGTAGTATCACAATGGCACAGGATGCGCGTGCGGTTTCAGACAGGCTGGGAATAAAGCACTATGTGCTGAATTTGTCCAAGGAATTTCACGGCTCCGTCGTTGAGAATTTTGCAGGAGAGTATTTGGCCGGAAGGACGCCAAATCCCTGTGTCCGCTGCAATACCTTTGTTAAGTGGCAGACATTGCTTGACAAGGCACAGAAGCTTGGATGTGAGTATCTTGCAACAGGGCACTACGCACGAGTGCAGAAGACCGGGGACAGGGCTATGCTATTGAGGGCTCGGTATCTTGAAAAGGACCAGTCTTATGCCTTGTGGGGTCTCTCGCAGCACAGCTTACATCAAACGTTGTTTCCGTTGGGGGATTTGCCGAAGTCGCGGGTCAGAGAGCTCGCTCGCGGACTTGAATTAGTAACGGCTGATAAGCCAGAGAGTCAGGATATTTGCTTCGTGCCGGACAACAACTACCGCCGCTTTCTGCAGGACAATTTCGCAATGGAATTGAAGGTACTGGGGGGTGGTGAGTTCATCGGTCCGGACGGGCGAGTGCTCGGGCACCATGAGGGTATAACAAACTTCACAGTTGGTCAGCGCAAGGGGCTGGGATTATCCGCAGGTCGGCCGCTTTATGTCAAGCGTATCGAGCCGGAGACTGACCGGGTATATTTGGACTACGATGAGAATTGTCTGGATTCAGTCGCGTTTGGTCATGACACGAATTGGGTGTCGATTCCGCGACCGTCCGATCCCGTCAAATGCGATGTGAAGGTCAGGTATCGGAGCGAAGCGGTGGCTGCAATCGTTACGTCATTGCCGGACGGCAAGGTGAGAATCGAGTTCGACACGCCCGTACGGGCGGTAACGCCGGGTCAGTCAGCGGTATTTTACGACGGGGACATCGTGCTTGGTGGAGCAATACTTACCAGTATTGAAGGAGTCTCTCAATGA
- the panB gene encoding 3-methyl-2-oxobutanoate hydroxymethyltransferase: MSKQGSFPRVTAPQIVACKSEGRKIVGLTAYDAIFAALEEEAGVDFLLVGDSAGNVVAGHATTIPMTMDSMLFLTRCVSRGTSRVMVVADMPFGSFQVSAEETVRNAIRFLKEGGAQAVKIEGGGYLVPTVKRLVEAGIPVMGHLGLTPQMINVFGGYGVKATTEKEGKQLLLEALALEEAGCFAIVLEKIPASLAEKVSKHLRIPTIGIGSGVNCDGQILVNYDLLGIFDKFKPRFVRHYMNGADLVRNAVSNWVNDVREGAFPTASESYEAPETNEESKAEKRSRKA; this comes from the coding sequence ATGAGCAAGCAAGGTTCATTTCCTCGAGTGACGGCACCACAAATAGTGGCCTGCAAGTCAGAAGGGAGAAAGATTGTCGGCCTGACCGCGTATGACGCAATCTTTGCGGCCCTTGAAGAAGAGGCCGGAGTGGATTTTCTCCTTGTCGGGGACAGCGCGGGTAACGTGGTTGCCGGTCACGCGACCACGATTCCGATGACGATGGATTCGATGCTATTCCTAACGCGGTGTGTTTCTCGCGGCACATCGAGAGTAATGGTAGTGGCGGATATGCCGTTCGGTTCGTTTCAGGTATCAGCAGAAGAAACTGTGCGCAATGCGATACGATTCTTGAAAGAGGGTGGTGCGCAAGCGGTGAAGATAGAGGGCGGCGGATATCTTGTGCCAACGGTGAAACGGCTTGTGGAGGCAGGGATTCCAGTCATGGGACATTTGGGGCTGACGCCGCAAATGATAAATGTGTTCGGCGGATATGGAGTCAAGGCGACCACTGAGAAGGAAGGCAAACAGCTGCTTCTCGAAGCGCTGGCACTGGAGGAAGCCGGCTGCTTTGCCATTGTACTGGAGAAAATCCCGGCCAGTCTTGCCGAGAAGGTTTCCAAGCACCTTCGCATACCGACCATAGGTATCGGTTCTGGCGTAAATTGCGACGGGCAGATACTGGTGAATTATGACTTGCTTGGAATATTTGACAAGTTCAAGCCAAGATTCGTCCGGCATTACATGAATGGGGCAGACCTAGTCAGGAACGCGGTTTCAAACTGGGTAAATGACGTGCGGGAAGGGGCATTTCCCACAGCAAGTGAGTCTTATGAGGCTCCGGAAACTAATGAAGAGAGTAAGGCTGAGAAACGCAGCCGCAAAGCATAG
- a CDS encoding pantoate--beta-alanine ligase, with translation MVKLLKTRAELNDELEPFWKCAARISLIPTMGALHEGHMSLARLCGPCDVRVLSIFVNPTQFGPNEDLTRYPRTLENDIELCEHEGIDFVFAPSVDDMYHSDSGITVNPGAMGKVWEGAIRPGHFEGVLTIVAKLLHLVRPDAANFGEKDFQQLTLIRAMCRSLDWPVSIVAGQTLRESDGLAMSSRNRFLKESERAQASVLYKALLTGRDLIRSGERDVEKVKQIMLADVSKSADAQVEYLTGVNSETLVEEAIVPENARLIGAIRLGSVRLIDNMAVYDA, from the coding sequence ATAGTGAAATTGCTAAAGACTCGCGCCGAGCTCAACGATGAGCTTGAACCGTTCTGGAAGTGTGCAGCGCGAATAAGCTTGATTCCGACGATGGGCGCCCTGCATGAAGGACATATGAGTCTTGCGCGCTTGTGCGGTCCGTGTGACGTCCGGGTACTGAGCATTTTCGTGAACCCCACACAGTTCGGTCCGAATGAGGATTTGACAAGATACCCCCGGACATTGGAAAACGACATTGAACTTTGCGAGCATGAGGGCATTGACTTTGTGTTCGCACCGTCGGTTGATGACATGTACCATTCAGATTCGGGTATTACTGTTAATCCCGGGGCGATGGGCAAGGTATGGGAAGGTGCAATACGCCCGGGGCACTTCGAAGGAGTATTGACAATTGTTGCAAAACTCTTACATCTTGTCCGGCCGGATGCGGCGAATTTCGGTGAGAAGGACTTTCAGCAGCTTACGCTGATTCGCGCGATGTGCAGGTCACTGGACTGGCCGGTAAGCATAGTTGCAGGACAGACGTTGCGTGAATCGGACGGTCTTGCCATGTCTTCACGAAACCGCTTTTTGAAAGAATCTGAGCGTGCGCAGGCAAGCGTTCTTTACAAGGCCTTGCTCACAGGCCGCGACTTGATTCGGAGTGGCGAGAGGGACGTTGAGAAAGTCAAGCAAATCATGTTGGCGGATGTCAGCAAGTCAGCCGACGCGCAAGTCGAGTATCTAACAGGTGTAAATAGCGAAACACTTGTGGAAGAGGCGATTGTGCCTGAGAACGCAAGACTGATAGGTGCGATTCGGTTGGGCAGTGTTAGATTGATTGATAATATGGCAGTTTACGACGCTTGA
- a CDS encoding NTP transferase domain-containing protein, with protein MNSDLPKVLHELAGRPLILRVLDTAAKLGAGQTIVVVGHMRALVEQTVRDIATGTVVQDPPLGTGHAVLQAEEAISPNCQEILILSGDVPLLRSETLTELIRCHREGGADLTVLSTTAPNPFGYGRIVRDLDGEFTGIVEEKDATTEQRNISEINSGVYLAKREPLFQALHKVTPHNAKGEYYLTDIVGILGKAGRVTQAVNCAEFGELQGINTPAELAEAEAVWLARQSA; from the coding sequence ATGAATAGTGACCTCCCAAAGGTACTGCATGAACTTGCCGGGAGGCCGTTGATCCTGCGGGTGCTTGATACTGCAGCCAAGCTTGGTGCGGGTCAAACGATTGTGGTCGTGGGGCACATGCGCGCACTGGTCGAGCAGACGGTGCGAGATATTGCCACGGGTACGGTTGTACAGGATCCACCTCTGGGCACTGGCCATGCGGTCTTGCAGGCGGAAGAGGCGATTTCACCAAATTGTCAGGAAATTCTGATTTTGTCAGGTGACGTCCCACTTCTCCGTTCCGAGACCTTGACGGAGTTGATCAGGTGTCATCGTGAGGGCGGAGCGGATCTGACCGTTCTTTCCACAACGGCACCCAATCCGTTCGGTTACGGCCGGATAGTCCGTGACCTTGATGGTGAATTTACGGGAATTGTCGAGGAAAAGGACGCCACGACCGAGCAGCGTAACATTAGTGAAATCAATAGCGGAGTTTATCTGGCGAAGCGAGAACCGCTTTTTCAGGCATTGCACAAAGTAACCCCTCACAATGCCAAGGGGGAGTATTATCTTACGGACATCGTGGGGATTCTTGGCAAAGCCGGCAGAGTGACTCAGGCGGTGAACTGTGCGGAGTTTGGGGAGTTACAGGGGATAAATACACCCGCGGAATTGGCCGAGGCGGAAGCCGTTTGGCTCGCCCGCCAATCGGCCTGA
- a CDS encoding LytR C-terminal domain-containing protein, translating to MQTGTGWRLLLFVILPFVLILLGVGLFRGNSETSKSLERRSIGSTDDIAGNRSGELLDQIAQMPPAEVDSPFADLLLEADEAHVPKDSGVAEEIGDEEKAEEGETSSEEAMPRITLFNGCGVKGIGARAKSALEAMGFEVVEVRNARNFDYGRSEVLDRRQDLKNGTTVAERLGIVPALTAWDTTRSDRNSDVSLIVGSDYKKLNWKIR from the coding sequence GTGCAGACTGGCACTGGATGGCGGCTATTGCTTTTTGTCATTTTACCGTTTGTTCTAATTCTGCTTGGCGTTGGTTTGTTTCGCGGGAATTCCGAGACCAGCAAGAGCCTTGAAAGACGATCGATCGGATCGACCGATGACATAGCTGGAAACCGGTCGGGTGAATTGCTCGATCAAATTGCTCAGATGCCGCCAGCGGAAGTTGATTCACCTTTTGCCGATTTGCTATTGGAAGCAGATGAGGCACATGTTCCCAAGGATTCAGGGGTGGCGGAAGAGATTGGCGATGAAGAAAAGGCAGAGGAAGGCGAAACATCTTCGGAGGAAGCAATGCCGAGGATTACTCTTTTCAATGGCTGCGGTGTCAAAGGGATAGGGGCCAGGGCCAAGTCAGCTCTTGAAGCGATGGGTTTTGAGGTTGTGGAAGTGCGCAATGCGCGTAACTTTGACTACGGTCGAAGCGAAGTATTAGACAGGCGACAGGACTTGAAGAACGGCACAACGGTGGCGGAGCGGCTTGGGATTGTTCCGGCACTTACAGCTTGGGACACCACGAGAAGTGATCGAAATTCAGACGTGTCACTGATTGTGGGATCAGATTACAAGAAGCTAAATTGGAAGATTAGGTAA
- a CDS encoding arginine--tRNA ligase — translation MKRVHEHIQSAISNVLAKQGVSSPTVTLEKPRDPAHGDIATNAALVHAKLLGKPPRQIAEMIVAGLDLDEGLCKCEGVAGPGFINFRFADKYLQSIAALAINRSDEFGDSRDLSGKRILIEFVSANPTGPLNVVSARAAAVGDSLKRIFTALGAECDSEFYVNDAGNQVELLGKSVYARYANIFGRESEIPEGGYHGEYITEFASSLAEQQGDRFLNDPDAAEKLGVLAIERHVSMHEKSLAIFRVEMDNWFRESSLRKSGSEWKALEALERRGAIFDKDGAKFVRTSEFGDGQDWVVVTSQGKPTYFLPDIAYHWDKFRRGYHHIIDILGPDHHAYLTKMAAAMKALGEDSSRLEIMLLQHINLLRDGEPVKMSKRAGKLIEMDELLEEVGVDAARYFFLLRRTSTPLDFDIELAKRQSDDNPVFYVQYAHARIESIFRRSEVPVPEIPENLELLTHEEELVLLRRLRELNDVLYECAFSRDPHALTNWLREVSAQFHRFYHHCRVLTTPPELQAARLCLCRATQIALQRGLTLCGVSAPTEM, via the coding sequence GTGAAGCGGGTACACGAGCATATACAGTCGGCCATTTCAAATGTTTTGGCGAAGCAGGGTGTGTCTTCGCCGACGGTCACTTTGGAAAAACCGCGCGATCCGGCACACGGGGATATCGCCACCAACGCGGCACTTGTACATGCAAAGCTTCTTGGCAAACCGCCTCGTCAGATTGCGGAGATGATCGTTGCGGGTCTTGATCTGGATGAGGGATTGTGCAAATGCGAAGGCGTCGCCGGCCCGGGTTTCATAAATTTTCGTTTTGCTGACAAGTACTTGCAGTCGATAGCCGCTCTGGCTATCAATCGATCGGATGAGTTTGGAGATTCGCGAGATTTATCGGGCAAGCGAATCTTGATTGAGTTTGTGTCGGCGAATCCGACCGGCCCGCTGAATGTGGTAAGCGCACGCGCAGCGGCAGTCGGGGACAGTCTGAAGCGGATATTCACAGCACTGGGGGCGGAGTGCGATTCAGAGTTCTACGTGAACGACGCAGGGAATCAGGTCGAATTGCTCGGCAAGTCGGTTTATGCACGGTACGCCAATATTTTCGGCCGAGAGTCGGAGATTCCTGAAGGCGGATATCATGGCGAGTATATCACCGAGTTTGCAAGTAGTCTTGCAGAGCAGCAAGGCGACAGATTCCTGAACGATCCGGATGCAGCGGAGAAGCTCGGTGTTTTGGCCATTGAACGTCACGTATCAATGCACGAAAAGTCGCTTGCGATTTTTCGAGTTGAGATGGACAACTGGTTTCGAGAAAGCAGTCTGAGAAAGTCTGGGTCCGAGTGGAAGGCCTTGGAGGCATTGGAAAGGCGAGGAGCCATTTTTGACAAGGATGGGGCAAAGTTTGTCAGAACATCTGAGTTTGGCGACGGACAGGACTGGGTCGTCGTCACGTCGCAAGGCAAACCGACCTACTTTTTGCCTGATATCGCTTATCATTGGGACAAGTTTCGGCGCGGATATCATCATATCATAGATATACTTGGTCCGGATCATCATGCGTACCTGACCAAGATGGCCGCGGCGATGAAGGCACTTGGCGAGGATTCGTCCCGGCTCGAGATCATGCTGCTGCAGCACATAAACCTGCTTCGTGACGGTGAACCGGTAAAGATGTCAAAGCGAGCGGGCAAGCTTATTGAAATGGATGAGTTGCTTGAAGAGGTTGGGGTAGATGCGGCACGCTATTTCTTTCTCTTACGAAGGACATCGACACCGCTGGACTTTGATATCGAGCTTGCCAAGCGGCAGTCAGACGACAATCCTGTATTCTATGTGCAGTATGCACATGCGAGAATAGAGTCCATTTTCAGACGAAGCGAGGTCCCGGTACCGGAGATTCCTGAAAACTTGGAACTCTTGACCCATGAGGAGGAGCTTGTCTTGTTGCGGAGACTCCGTGAATTGAACGACGTCCTGTATGAATGCGCGTTCAGTCGCGATCCCCATGCCTTGACAAATTGGCTTAGAGAAGTATCGGCTCAGTTTCACAGATTTTATCATCATTGCAGGGTATTGACGACACCGCCGGAGCTGCAGGCTGCGCGGTTGTGTCTCTGCCGTGCGACACAAATCGCTTTGCAGCGCGGCTTGACGCTCTGCGGAGTATCAGCACCTACGGAGATGTAG
- a CDS encoding sugar kinase: MGQRSSSKTRRLNSGGKPDVVVVGSVAIDVLHTPIVEGKVVLGGSAFHFSNAASRFAKVGMVGAVGEDYPFEQAEFLRRRGVDFHGVEVKPGQTFLWEGRYHEGFRTRETIRTELGVFEHFSPSLPAGYRTPDILFLAAIEPRLQLDVLRQVKRPKLVAIDTFKLWIDIARQDFLKVLGKVDLLFVDEFEALWLTESSNLIGAARELLRMGPKWVIVKKGEHGSFLIGPNGVFMSQTYPVEQVIDPTGAGDSYAGTLLGYLAACGTVTDTNIRRGMQWASVIGSFYVEGFGPDGLKDRTRAELIDRYNALQSMTRVP, translated from the coding sequence TTGGGACAGAGAAGTTCTAGCAAGACGCGAAGGTTGAATAGCGGCGGAAAACCGGATGTCGTTGTCGTAGGCAGCGTTGCCATTGACGTTTTACATACACCGATTGTCGAAGGAAAAGTCGTGCTTGGCGGTTCGGCGTTTCACTTTTCAAATGCGGCATCACGATTTGCAAAGGTGGGTATGGTCGGTGCGGTTGGCGAGGACTATCCCTTCGAGCAAGCGGAATTCCTGCGGCGTCGTGGCGTAGATTTTCACGGTGTGGAAGTGAAGCCAGGCCAGACCTTTCTTTGGGAAGGTCGATACCACGAAGGGTTTCGCACCAGGGAAACGATTCGAACAGAGCTAGGGGTGTTTGAGCACTTTTCGCCGAGTCTGCCGGCAGGCTACCGAACGCCTGACATCCTGTTTCTGGCGGCAATTGAGCCAAGGCTGCAGCTAGACGTACTCAGGCAGGTAAAGCGGCCCAAACTCGTCGCAATTGACACTTTCAAACTCTGGATTGACATTGCTCGGCAGGACTTTCTAAAGGTACTTGGAAAGGTTGACCTTTTGTTTGTTGACGAATTTGAAGCACTGTGGTTAACGGAGTCTTCAAACTTAATCGGAGCGGCGCGTGAGCTGTTGAGAATGGGGCCGAAGTGGGTGATTGTCAAAAAGGGCGAGCACGGCAGCTTCTTGATAGGTCCAAATGGTGTGTTCATGTCTCAAACATATCCCGTTGAACAGGTGATTGATCCGACGGGTGCGGGGGATTCGTATGCGGGAACGCTTCTGGGCTACCTTGCGGCATGCGGGACAGTAACTGACACAAACATTCGCCGCGGAATGCAATGGGCAAGTGTTATCGGGTCGTTTTATGTGGAAGGATTCGGCCCGGACGGTTTGAAAGACCGCACGCGCGCGGAGTTGATTGACCGCTACAATGCATTGCAGTCCATGACTCGAGTACCATGA
- the mtnA gene encoding S-methyl-5-thioribose-1-phosphate isomerase, with translation MSKVTPLKWAGEELLILDQRLLPKQEKWIRAKSAETVAKAIESLAVRGAPAIGIAAAYGVALAAVSSGGNCKKVTSAIDRLRITRPTGFNLFWALQRMHACVSPDERTPVARIVREAKAIHREDADACQRMGELGARQIRRGEGILTYCNTGALATGGIGTALGVIRTGYSQGKVREVYACETRPVGQGARLTVWECAKDGIPVTLICDNMVAALMSMGKVQRVFVGADRIARNGDTSNKIGTRGVAILAHEFGIPFHVVAPSSTFDLDIASGREIRIEERSAAEVLKATAGLNNVKGMRVWNPAFDVTPSKYITSIISERGVHRAPFRFGKLR, from the coding sequence ATGAGCAAAGTTACCCCGCTCAAATGGGCAGGCGAGGAGTTGTTAATCTTAGATCAGAGATTGCTGCCCAAGCAGGAGAAATGGATCCGGGCAAAAAGTGCAGAGACGGTCGCAAAGGCGATTGAGAGTCTTGCCGTGCGCGGGGCGCCTGCCATCGGGATTGCTGCGGCCTATGGAGTCGCTCTTGCGGCAGTTTCCTCAGGAGGGAACTGCAAGAAAGTCACGTCGGCGATTGACCGTTTGAGGATTACGAGACCGACCGGGTTCAATCTGTTTTGGGCGCTGCAAAGAATGCACGCTTGTGTATCACCGGATGAAAGAACTCCGGTCGCCCGCATTGTTCGCGAGGCAAAGGCGATTCATCGTGAAGATGCAGACGCATGCCAGCGGATGGGTGAATTAGGTGCGCGACAAATCAGACGCGGCGAGGGGATTCTGACTTACTGTAACACGGGTGCGTTGGCGACAGGTGGGATAGGTACCGCGCTTGGCGTCATAAGGACGGGTTACAGTCAAGGAAAAGTGCGTGAAGTTTATGCGTGCGAGACCCGTCCTGTCGGTCAGGGAGCGCGGCTAACAGTGTGGGAGTGCGCAAAAGACGGGATTCCGGTTACATTGATTTGCGACAACATGGTTGCTGCATTGATGTCGATGGGGAAGGTGCAGCGGGTTTTTGTTGGCGCAGACCGGATTGCTCGAAACGGAGACACGAGCAACAAGATCGGCACGAGGGGTGTTGCCATACTTGCGCACGAATTCGGAATTCCTTTTCACGTGGTAGCGCCGAGTTCGACGTTCGATCTGGACATTGCGAGTGGAAGAGAGATTCGCATTGAAGAACGTTCAGCGGCGGAGGTTCTGAAGGCTACTGCAGGACTTAACAATGTCAAAGGCATGCGCGTGTGGAACCCGGCCTTTGACGTCACACCTTCCAAGTACATTACTTCAATAATCTCAGAGCGGGGAGTCCACCGAGCACCTTTTCGCTTTGGGAAGTTGAGATAA